Proteins from a single region of Butyrivibrio fibrisolvens:
- a CDS encoding substrate-binding domain-containing protein produces MKKFGKKLLAVACTSALMASAIGCSNTGNAADTGSAGGGAGGASSDITIGVSIWSSTDVLGSQCKKVVDKAAGALGVKTQWVDQGHVSEQVTASVETLCAAGCQGIIICNSADSEMTSAINTCDEYGVYIAQFFRIISEKNSPEVYKTACNSKYYVGAVHEDEVTNGYTLVNLLIENGDRNIGLEAWTVGDATFQARWEGYQKAVDEWNAANPDDQVTMSEPVYANTSSEEGAAAAMSLYNSMPGMDALIVAGGGGDPLVGSIGAFDNAGLTGQIDVVSTDFLDDLADQLKSGGMYAESGGHFCDPLFAFLMVYNAVQGNYVKEEGTFGYEILFPYIYVSSPEDYSNYEEYFVNADPYTDEEIVTMAGYSFDDLNKAASELSIDDVIARHQ; encoded by the coding sequence ATGAAAAAATTTGGTAAAAAGTTACTGGCTGTTGCATGCACTTCCGCACTTATGGCAAGCGCCATCGGATGTAGCAATACAGGTAACGCAGCAGATACCGGATCTGCAGGGGGCGGAGCAGGAGGAGCTTCTTCTGACATCACGATCGGCGTATCTATCTGGAGTTCAACAGACGTACTCGGAAGCCAGTGCAAAAAGGTCGTTGATAAGGCAGCAGGTGCTCTTGGCGTAAAGACACAGTGGGTTGACCAGGGCCACGTATCCGAGCAGGTTACAGCATCAGTTGAAACCCTCTGCGCAGCAGGATGCCAGGGCATCATCATCTGTAACTCAGCAGATTCAGAGATGACATCAGCTATCAATACCTGTGATGAGTACGGCGTATATATCGCACAGTTCTTCCGTATCATCTCAGAGAAGAACAGCCCTGAAGTTTATAAGACAGCCTGCAACTCCAAGTATTATGTTGGTGCAGTTCACGAAGATGAGGTTACCAACGGATACACACTCGTTAATCTCCTTATCGAGAACGGCGACAGAAATATAGGTCTTGAAGCTTGGACAGTTGGTGATGCAACATTCCAGGCAAGATGGGAAGGATACCAGAAAGCAGTTGATGAGTGGAATGCAGCTAACCCTGATGATCAGGTTACAATGAGCGAGCCTGTATATGCTAACACATCTTCTGAAGAAGGTGCAGCAGCTGCAATGTCACTTTACAACTCAATGCCCGGTATGGATGCTCTTATCGTAGCAGGTGGTGGGGGAGATCCACTTGTAGGTTCAATTGGTGCTTTTGATAACGCAGGTCTTACAGGCCAGATCGACGTAGTATCAACAGACTTCCTTGATGACCTTGCAGATCAGCTTAAGTCTGGCGGAATGTATGCAGAGTCAGGCGGACACTTCTGCGATCCACTCTTTGCATTCCTTATGGTTTACAACGCAGTTCAGGGTAATTATGTGAAGGAAGAAGGTACATTCGGATATGAGATTCTTTTCCCATATATCTATGTATCATCTCCTGAAGACTATTCTAACTATGAAGAGTACTTTGTAAACGCTGATCCATACACAGACGAAGAGATCGTAACAATGGCAGGATATAGCTTTGACGACCTTAACAAGGCAGCAAGCGAATTATCAATCGATGACGTTATAGCTCGTCATCAGTAA
- a CDS encoding ABC transporter permease: MKKLKENQWYGIVILVLMAILFWAVFKILRPDTFGSPDKVLQYIKTAFIYAIGGCGLYFICVMGPFDFSVGANIVLSAVVAVTASKYFGYAGLIIAPLICGTLVGLCNGIVYMKLQISSLIVTVGLSLIYEALAIFATNGKEAVLDKNLRAFGDYPWNIVLAFSAYLICAFILRYTKFGTYVYAIGSNEVVAKNMGVNIKKYKILAFTICGFFVGIQSILTISYGTSMTSASNLASMSRNFTPLMGTFFGLAFRKYGHPIVAIVIGEIIISMMFNGFVALGAPITIQNVITGIALLMIVTMTTKPVKGLVVK; the protein is encoded by the coding sequence ATGAAGAAGTTAAAAGAAAACCAATGGTATGGAATAGTCATTCTGGTACTCATGGCCATCCTGTTCTGGGCTGTATTCAAGATATTAAGACCAGATACATTTGGCTCTCCGGATAAAGTGCTCCAGTATATCAAAACTGCATTTATATATGCAATTGGTGGATGCGGACTTTATTTTATCTGCGTAATGGGACCATTCGACTTTTCAGTTGGTGCAAATATCGTTTTATCAGCAGTTGTAGCTGTAACTGCAAGTAAGTATTTTGGCTATGCAGGACTCATCATAGCACCGCTCATCTGCGGTACGCTTGTAGGTCTTTGCAACGGCATCGTGTATATGAAACTTCAGATATCGTCACTTATCGTAACGGTAGGTCTTTCGCTTATATATGAGGCACTGGCTATTTTTGCAACTAATGGTAAAGAAGCTGTCCTTGACAAGAACCTTCGTGCCTTCGGCGATTATCCATGGAATATTGTGCTGGCATTTTCTGCATATCTCATATGCGCTTTTATCCTAAGGTACACCAAGTTTGGAACATACGTTTATGCCATCGGAAGTAACGAAGTCGTTGCCAAGAACATGGGCGTAAATATCAAAAAATATAAGATCCTCGCATTCACGATCTGCGGATTCTTCGTAGGAATCCAGAGTATCCTTACCATCAGCTACGGTACATCAATGACATCCGCATCAAACCTTGCATCCATGAGCCGTAACTTCACACCACTTATGGGAACATTCTTCGGCCTTGCATTCAGAAAATACGGCCATCCCATCGTAGCGATAGTAATAGGCGAGATCATCATCTCAATGATGTTCAACGGTTTCGTAGCACTTGGCGCACCGATCACCATCCAGAACGTGATCACAGGTATCGCGCTTCTTATGATCGTAA